A single Sorex araneus isolate mSorAra2 chromosome 8, mSorAra2.pri, whole genome shotgun sequence DNA region contains:
- the LOC101549225 gene encoding zinc finger protein 141-like isoform X1, with protein MLAMALPPSQRRSQEPVVFKDVAVDFTPKEWQLLEPEQKALYKDVMLENYRNLGSLGYLFYKPKLITRLEKGDEPYNQEGQGPRAAQQEHSGVGSDKKRCSGVAIPKSGTSRNSSLKKGKQTTQRCGRTKKAPDSEARRSQGRQKSCPRKAGGSAKKRGPNKKSQELGARQGGVSGPATGSGTNSVLEKETQVIRARPGVQSHLITNLGKKIILEKKIQEPGARQGGVSHPTTNVGKKILSEKKIQEPGGTSHLAKNLGKKILPEKKTQEGRAGRGGASGPTTDSGKKNLLEKKIQRPGPEGGGSSLPATESGKKILLEKKIQASESGHPDTTQAPQDPVGETAAKPGTSEKTHKPKMTKRQCPKASKGKAQFTCKECGKSFKQTLHLVEHERIHTGEKPHTCDQCGKSFRHSYYFSTHYRIHTGERPYKCKECGKAFNSSSTLHSHHRTHTGEKPFRCPECGKTFKQSTKLTRHRRVHTGEKPYQCDECDKCFSRSSSLKEHKRIHTGEKPYVCSECGKAFRCNSHLFEHLRIHQEENCHRCKKCGKRCRSAFQLRKHKKLHQPVARAECTECGRTFTRKSTLIKHQKSHRKEYSYHCEDCGKAFLCKSSVQRHQRMHAGEMPYVCPECGKAFTDGSTLTNHRKIHSVKRRYACIICGSIFRRFCALKLHRNTAHPTEKQ; from the exons ATGCTTGCTATGGCCTTGCCACCCAGCCAGCGAAGGAGCCAG gaaccagtggtgttcaaggatgTGGCAGTGGATTTCACCCCCAAGGAGTGGCAGCTGCTGGAGCCAGAACAGAAGGCCCTGTACaaggatgtgatgctggagaACTACAGGAACCTGGGCTCCCTGG GGTATCTGTTCTACAAACCAAAGCTGATCACCAGGCTGGAGAAAGGAGACGAGCCCTACAACCAGGAGGGCCAGGGTCCCAGAGCCGCCCAACAAGAACACTCAGGAGTTGGCAGTG acAAGAAGAGGTGTTCAGGGGTGGCAATTCCCAAGTCAGGCACTTCCAGAAACTCATCTCTGAAGAAGGGGAAGCAAACAACCCAGAGATGTGGTAGGACGAAAAAGGCTCCAGACAGTGAGGCCAGGCGGTCGCAGGGACGCCAGAAATCCTGCCCAAGGAAGGCCGGAGGCTCAGCCAAGAAGAGGGGCCCCAACAAGAAAAGTCAGGAGCTGGGGGCCAGACAAGGAGGCGTGAGTGGGCCAGCCACAGGCTCAGGCACGAACAGTGTCCTGGAAAAGGAAACTCAGGTGATCAGGGCCAGGCCAGGAGTCCAGAGTCATCTAATCACAAACTTAGGCAAAAAGATTATCcttgaaaagaaaattcaggagCCTGGGGCCAGGCAAGGAGGTGTGAGTCATCCAACCACAAATGTAGGGAAAAAGATTCtctctgaaaagaaaattcaggagCCTGGAGGTACGAGTCATCTAGCCAAAAATCTAGGGAAAAAGATTCTCccggaaaaaaaaactcaggagggcagggcagggcgaggAGGTGCGAGTGGACCTACCACAGACTCAGGCAAAAAGAATCTTcttgaaaagaaaattcagaggcctgggcctgagggaggaggttCAAGTCTGCCAGCCACAGAGTCAGGCAAGAAGATTCTCCTCGAAAAGAAAATTCAGGCATCTGAATCGGGTCACCCAGACACAACTCAGGCACCACAGGATCCTGTAGGGGAGACAGCCGCAAAGCCTGGCACTTCGGAGAAAACACACAAACCCAAGATGACAAAGCGCCAGTGCCCCAAGGCCAGCAAGGGCAAGGCCCAGTTCACGTGCAAGGAGTGTGGGAAGAGCTTCAAGCAAACGCTGCACCTGGTGGAGCATGAGCGCATCCACACCGGGGAGAAGCCACACACGTGTGACCAGTGTGGCAAGTCGTTCCGCCACAGCTACTACTTCTCCACACACTACAGGATCCACACGGGGGAGCGGCCCTACAAGTGcaaggagtgtgggaaggccttcaacAGCAGCTCCACACTCCACAGCCATCACCGcacgcacacgggcgagaagcccttccGCTGCCCTGAGTGCGGAAAGACCTTCAAGCAGAGCACCAAGCTGACACGCCACCGGCGCGTGCACACAGGCGAGAAGCCCTATCAGTGCGACGAGTGCGACAAGTGCTTCAGCCGCAGCTCGTCCCTGAAGGAGCACAAGAGGATCCACACGGGGGAGAAGCCCTACGTGTGCAGCGAGTGCGGGAAGGCCTTCCGCTGCAACTCGCACCTGTTCGAGCACCTCCGGATCCACCAGGAGGAGAACTGCCATCGCTGCAAGAAGTGCGGCAAGCGCTGCCGGAGCGCCTTCCAGCTGCGCAAGCACAAGAAGCTGCACCAGCCCGTGGCCCGTGCTGAGTGTACTGAGTGTGGGAGAACCTTCACCAGGAAGTCCACGCTCATCAAGCACCAAAAGAGCCACCGGAAGGAGTATTCGTACCACTGCGAGGACTGCGGGAAGGCCTTCCTGTGCAAGTCCAGCGTCCAGCGGCACCAGCGCATGCATGCCGGAGAGATGCCCTACGTGTGCCCTGAGTGTGGGAAAGCCTTCACCGACGGCTCCACACTCACCAACCACCGCAAAATCCACTCCGTTAAGAGACGCTACGCGTGTATCATCTGTGGCAGCATCTTTAGGAGGTTCTGCGCCCTGAAACTCCACCGAAACACAGCCCACCCCACTGAGAAACAGTGA
- the LOC101549225 gene encoding zinc finger protein 37-like isoform X2, translating into MLENYRNLGSLGYLFYKPKLITRLEKGDEPYNQEGQGPRAAQQEHSGVGSDKKRCSGVAIPKSGTSRNSSLKKGKQTTQRCGRTKKAPDSEARRSQGRQKSCPRKAGGSAKKRGPNKKSQELGARQGGVSGPATGSGTNSVLEKETQVIRARPGVQSHLITNLGKKIILEKKIQEPGARQGGVSHPTTNVGKKILSEKKIQEPGGTSHLAKNLGKKILPEKKTQEGRAGRGGASGPTTDSGKKNLLEKKIQRPGPEGGGSSLPATESGKKILLEKKIQASESGHPDTTQAPQDPVGETAAKPGTSEKTHKPKMTKRQCPKASKGKAQFTCKECGKSFKQTLHLVEHERIHTGEKPHTCDQCGKSFRHSYYFSTHYRIHTGERPYKCKECGKAFNSSSTLHSHHRTHTGEKPFRCPECGKTFKQSTKLTRHRRVHTGEKPYQCDECDKCFSRSSSLKEHKRIHTGEKPYVCSECGKAFRCNSHLFEHLRIHQEENCHRCKKCGKRCRSAFQLRKHKKLHQPVARAECTECGRTFTRKSTLIKHQKSHRKEYSYHCEDCGKAFLCKSSVQRHQRMHAGEMPYVCPECGKAFTDGSTLTNHRKIHSVKRRYACIICGSIFRRFCALKLHRNTAHPTEKQ; encoded by the exons atgctggagaACTACAGGAACCTGGGCTCCCTGG GGTATCTGTTCTACAAACCAAAGCTGATCACCAGGCTGGAGAAAGGAGACGAGCCCTACAACCAGGAGGGCCAGGGTCCCAGAGCCGCCCAACAAGAACACTCAGGAGTTGGCAGTG acAAGAAGAGGTGTTCAGGGGTGGCAATTCCCAAGTCAGGCACTTCCAGAAACTCATCTCTGAAGAAGGGGAAGCAAACAACCCAGAGATGTGGTAGGACGAAAAAGGCTCCAGACAGTGAGGCCAGGCGGTCGCAGGGACGCCAGAAATCCTGCCCAAGGAAGGCCGGAGGCTCAGCCAAGAAGAGGGGCCCCAACAAGAAAAGTCAGGAGCTGGGGGCCAGACAAGGAGGCGTGAGTGGGCCAGCCACAGGCTCAGGCACGAACAGTGTCCTGGAAAAGGAAACTCAGGTGATCAGGGCCAGGCCAGGAGTCCAGAGTCATCTAATCACAAACTTAGGCAAAAAGATTATCcttgaaaagaaaattcaggagCCTGGGGCCAGGCAAGGAGGTGTGAGTCATCCAACCACAAATGTAGGGAAAAAGATTCtctctgaaaagaaaattcaggagCCTGGAGGTACGAGTCATCTAGCCAAAAATCTAGGGAAAAAGATTCTCccggaaaaaaaaactcaggagggcagggcagggcgaggAGGTGCGAGTGGACCTACCACAGACTCAGGCAAAAAGAATCTTcttgaaaagaaaattcagaggcctgggcctgagggaggaggttCAAGTCTGCCAGCCACAGAGTCAGGCAAGAAGATTCTCCTCGAAAAGAAAATTCAGGCATCTGAATCGGGTCACCCAGACACAACTCAGGCACCACAGGATCCTGTAGGGGAGACAGCCGCAAAGCCTGGCACTTCGGAGAAAACACACAAACCCAAGATGACAAAGCGCCAGTGCCCCAAGGCCAGCAAGGGCAAGGCCCAGTTCACGTGCAAGGAGTGTGGGAAGAGCTTCAAGCAAACGCTGCACCTGGTGGAGCATGAGCGCATCCACACCGGGGAGAAGCCACACACGTGTGACCAGTGTGGCAAGTCGTTCCGCCACAGCTACTACTTCTCCACACACTACAGGATCCACACGGGGGAGCGGCCCTACAAGTGcaaggagtgtgggaaggccttcaacAGCAGCTCCACACTCCACAGCCATCACCGcacgcacacgggcgagaagcccttccGCTGCCCTGAGTGCGGAAAGACCTTCAAGCAGAGCACCAAGCTGACACGCCACCGGCGCGTGCACACAGGCGAGAAGCCCTATCAGTGCGACGAGTGCGACAAGTGCTTCAGCCGCAGCTCGTCCCTGAAGGAGCACAAGAGGATCCACACGGGGGAGAAGCCCTACGTGTGCAGCGAGTGCGGGAAGGCCTTCCGCTGCAACTCGCACCTGTTCGAGCACCTCCGGATCCACCAGGAGGAGAACTGCCATCGCTGCAAGAAGTGCGGCAAGCGCTGCCGGAGCGCCTTCCAGCTGCGCAAGCACAAGAAGCTGCACCAGCCCGTGGCCCGTGCTGAGTGTACTGAGTGTGGGAGAACCTTCACCAGGAAGTCCACGCTCATCAAGCACCAAAAGAGCCACCGGAAGGAGTATTCGTACCACTGCGAGGACTGCGGGAAGGCCTTCCTGTGCAAGTCCAGCGTCCAGCGGCACCAGCGCATGCATGCCGGAGAGATGCCCTACGTGTGCCCTGAGTGTGGGAAAGCCTTCACCGACGGCTCCACACTCACCAACCACCGCAAAATCCACTCCGTTAAGAGACGCTACGCGTGTATCATCTGTGGCAGCATCTTTAGGAGGTTCTGCGCCCTGAAACTCCACCGAAACACAGCCCACCCCACTGAGAAACAGTGA